The DNA sequence GGATTGGAAAGAAAATAACCTCCAGTGGCTTCAAATCGACCACAGCACTTTTAAATGAAACTGTGCGAGATGGAGGATTCCTAGTAGAACTGGACCCAGCGAGAGAAGTCACGAAAGAGCTGGTCCTTGCTAGCTGGGGATTCCTCCTATAGTTCGGTCTGTCAAGACAAAGAATACAGTAAGGGCATAAGTCGTTAGCACGTagttttagaactaaaatcATGGGGACAGTATGGAGAACCTAGGAAACAAGGACCCTTCTGGCATATCAAGAACGTCATTGCTGTACTCATCATAAAAGGACAGGGATGCAATAATGTAGCAAAGCCCCAACCACAATGAAGATTCCTGTCAATTCAAGCCCTTAAAGCATAAATGATAATAATCTCGGATCACCATCAATATGAACCTCCACAACTGAAAATTTTGCTTCCACTGGGCCTGCCAGCAAGCTTTTATAAAAAATGGAAGCTTTATAATGTTTTCATAGAAATGTACCAAAGAAACCAGAAGAACAGTCTAACCTGATAAGCAACAACCCCAGCATAGGCACCGAGAAACATACTTGACACAATGGATCCCAAGAGTGCTCCAACAACAGCCATTGGCCAGAGTATGATAGCTAGGCCCGCAAATGGAACACATATTGTTTCCAGGAAAGGGCCTTCACGACCAATGAGATCATGGAAGAGACGATGCCAACCCTTGAAGAGCATGTAAGGGCTTTTGCACATTGCAATTACTGAAATCATAGGCATGTCAACCATGAAGCCGATCACTCCAGCTAGAATAGCACCTGGAAGATATAACACTCTGCAATCAAATTAAGCAACAATTAGTcatcttttttccttctgtATCTTTAGTATCTCAATAGAATTCCGCTCTTACAAAGTCATCTAGGTTCCTCACGAGCATAAGTTTCCCTTTTGTGAACTCATTTCCATATAAACAGAAAATTCATCATATGAATTGCTCAATAGAACAGTGACAATGCTTTTGTATATCAACTTCAGAGGGAAGTGCAAAAGTCGAGATTCGGAGCATAACAATTAAAAAGCTCATCTGTAAGGATAAGGTCAATTTTCATCACACAAATGCAAACAAGCCATGTATTATTGCCTAGAACTTTTTACAGATAGCAATGCATTCAGTAAGCACAAACTAACTTATGAAAAATCTTCTTCAAAAGGACATacaggggagagagagggagagagggagggagagggggggggaagagagaggggggaagagagagagagagagagagagagaacgaagtGGACCTAATCTCATGGTATTTCCTTTCTGGAGGTTCTTGATGCCGCAGGTCATCCATAAGCGAGAAGTAGGAATGGAAGCAACAATCCCAAAAGTCTCTGACAATTGTGAAGCTCCCTTGTATGGTGCTCCAAGTTCCATCCTGAAATTTTTCAGGAAAGCGGATAATTACTGAATTTGGAGATGAGCTAGAGAAAACCCAAACTAGAAATTCAAATGATAAGAACATCTCATGTCACCACATACATGAAAGCAGTGGAAACATTTATTGTCCTTTCCTTCTCCAATTGCTTCAAAAGTGGCAAATATTGGTGAGAAAAAGCCATATGCAGCTCCACCTATGAAACTTCCAGCAATGGCGACTACCGGCCACACAATTAAGGGAGCAGGTATGCATATGAAGATAATGAGCTTCAGGATGGGGCCTAATTGTTGAGCTCTATCCATAGAGAAACAGAAATTAAAGcaatgagtgtttttttttttttttcagggacGATAATTTGGAATAATTGGGTAGTGTTTCAGGAAATCACCTAAAAACAGAATAGCATGTCCAGAAGGCATGCACTGGCCAAAGACCCAATGTGATACCAGAATTTCCGACAGTCAAGATTAGACATGCCAAAGGGCAGAAAATGATACCTGAAAATTCAAACGAAGAGACAGCTCAGATGATATCTAAGCTCACAACTCAAACTTACTTCAGTACAGGGTTGCCACATTACCAAATAACTAAACTTGTAAGACATGAACAATCAATATACTCATTTCTGGCGTCACAAGTcatatttgttctttttcttggcCAACAGAAAAGACTACAACTCTATCATAACAACCCATTGAGGGTgatcgttttccttttcctacCTCTGTGTAAATAAATGCATGCCAGAATCATAAAACTTGGCAGCAGAAGCTCATACATCCTTGCAGAAGAATTCATGGGTGGAAATAAGATACTTTTCACTAACCGGACCTTTGCAATAAAAAACGTTACCAGGAAGTAAGAATAAGCACCAACAGGCAATTTGCATCAAGCAGCAGGCAAGCTCAAGTACAGAATTCATCCTAAATACCAAGCTAAGTGCATACTGGATTTCCTTTCAAAAAAACTTGCCCTTTTTCACGAACAATTCCTTTAACTGTATGATCAATTCGTCATCAAAGATGTCTTGGAAACAGGGACGGAGGGAGCAATCTCACCTTTAATAGTGCCCAGCAGTAAAAGCCCAGTGAAGTAAGGCAAGAAGCAAATGAAATGCCATAGAGAAGTAAGAACTCCCCTTGGAGGCTCCATGTTCCTCCTACTCAACACTCCCGTacaatttttatgcaaatcatTCAGAACCTATCCCGCCACTTAATCCCAAGCTCCTCTCTGCAAAGACGAGGACAATTTTAGACACACccaatttaccaaaaaaaagagctGAGAACAAATCAAGAAGGTAACCAGAAGATACCCAAGAAAGCAAAAGGCAGATTCCCGAGCCCAAGATAAGGAGATTACGCGGAAACCTGGATTTGCTTCGCTCTGAATGAACGAAGAAGTTCTTGATCGAGAAGCAAGCACGTGAACCTTGAATTGAGAATTCAGATTCACAGGAAAAATCTGGTGGGGAGGCAGAGCAACAGCAGTTGCTGTCAACAGAGAATCAGCACATCAAACAGTTGACATCCTTCTCCCTTTCCaatgccattttcttttctggaaTGGTTACCACAACTAGAAGCAGTGAGTTCAAGACGACTTGATAAGGAAAGAAcaaaccttttcctttttggcgaTAACATAACCTGGGCCCAACAAACGGCGTTGACGTTATAGATGGTAACATAACCTGGACCCAACAAACGGGAAACAAGGTTAGTTAAAATGCTTGGCGCAGCAAACGAATGTTCTtcaacgaaaaaaaataaaaaggcaataTTTTTTGCTGGAGAACTTTGCGTACACTTTTGGGAGTGGCGGAAAAGAAAAAGCTGTTGCtacggacaaaaaaaaaaggggtgttTCTTTCTCCTCTTGTACAACTGCCTGAGATTCTCGGATAAATTTCAGATATAATTGATCCGAACTAATGTATTGATTTATTCATTACATTGTTAATTGAAGTAAAGTTATATGCCAAGGTCACCCAGGAAAAAGCATATAAATAAGAATATACATACGTATATTTTAAGAATGTAAGTAGAGATGTTGAAGGAGCAACTCCTTTTGCACTATCAAACTCACAGCCTCTAACCACCCTTAACCCCCTTCaaatggaaaataggaaaagaaaatggcaacATGTCTTGTCCATCTGTTAATAAATTACaaagttttggatatatggATACATAAATATATGTCAATTGaaatgttaggattcggcgcacaatcacaacaaagtaaagcgtaaaaatgaaaaagagaaatcgaaacaCAATATTTTATCTCGGTTCATCCTTAAGCTAGGGCTACGTCCAGCAAATGATTCCACTATATTAGCAACCCCCACATCTCGTTACATCACTAAAGAGTATATATAACGGTAGTCATTCATGGCCCAAAGCCCAAGCTACCAATTAATATGAGCTCAAGTTATGAAAGCCCTCTAGCAAAGCAAGATCCTGTGCCTTATCGATAGGGAACATGAATTACACCCAACATAGAAGTGTCATTTGTATTACTTTCTCACAAGTGCCGTTGGACAAGTGTTTATCATATGCTTTAGACAATTGCTTATTATTTTTGGCAACTTCCTTTTTCTAGGTTTTGATCTCATCCCTAGGACGATAACACTTGATAAATCTAGCAAAGCCATTGAATTTATCTCGAAAGTAATTACGAGCAAGTGTAGCACATGCCATGAGAACTAGTGATAATTTAGGAGATATCTAGGAGAAATTTCTAGATCCATGATATACATATGCTACAGTTGTCCATTCTCCTCATAAATCTCAGTGGCTAATAAAAGCAAAATCGGAATATTCTTGAGATTTATCCTAAGAATAAGGTCGACTTCTTTTTAAAGTTGCTGCGGGTCAGAAAGATCATGGGACAACTCAAGCATGAATAAGAATAGGATTCCCACTCAGATTGAATTCGccggatttttctttctttctttcaatggTTTTAATAAgagatttggaattttttcttgatCGGGCGACACCCGAATTTGAACTGGGGAAAAAGGATTTGCGGTCCCCCGCCTTACCGCTCAGCCACGccgccataaaaaaaaatgtgaaaaaaaaaatcttttatatGAGTGAGCTGCGGTCATAGATGCAAAGCACGCTATTCTTTAAGCCAGCTCtagaattcaaattaaaaaaaaaatgttttcgttgGCAATAAGATAAAATACAAAAACCTTCACGCATGCAAATGATGTATGACATGTTTGACTCCtaaagatagaaaataaaacgATTATCTGCAAAACCAGACGAAGAAGCCACCATTTGAGTAAGTTGCTCCATAAAAATCAGGTAAGAAAAGGGGGCACGAAATGCATTGTTTATTTAATTATTGATTGACTCGTACTTTGGATTTAATTGCTTCCCACTTAATTTAAT is a window from the Rhodamnia argentea isolate NSW1041297 chromosome 8, ASM2092103v1, whole genome shotgun sequence genome containing:
- the LOC115741283 gene encoding uncharacterized membrane protein At3g27390 isoform X1, whose amino-acid sequence is MEPPRGVLTSLWHFICFLPYFTGLLLLGTIKGIIFCPLACLILTVGNSGITLGLWPVHAFWTCYSVFRAQQLGPILKLIIFICIPAPLIVWPVVAIAGSFIGGAAYGFFSPIFATFEAIGEGKDNKCFHCFHDGTWSTIQGSFTIVRDFWDCCFHSYFSLMDDLRHQEPPERKYHEIRVLYLPGAILAGVIGFMVDMPMISVIAMCKSPYMLFKGWHRLFHDLIGREGPFLETICVPFAGLAIILWPMAVVGALLGSIVSSMFLGAYAGVVAYQESSLWLGLCYIIASLSFYDEYSNDVLDMPEGSLFPRPNYRRNPQLARTSSFVTSLAGSSSTRNPPSRTVSFKSAVVDLKPLELLRYIFKEIQRHGERMVSEGLITSQDIEDAKSDGGSRVLSTGLPAYCIFQTLLRSAKANSAGILLCDGAGEDVIELTVTNRPKDVFFDWFLNPLLIIKDQVKAENLTTDEDDYLGKLVLLSGDPARLRNSSVGSPPESELKRAELDGLARRLRGITKSISRYPTFRRHFDNLVDILSEDLAKKDFGSKSTKFELRKLTKSRSLFVGLLSQKSFKSKTKDTGSCQEPEQAAARDIEVV
- the LOC115741283 gene encoding uncharacterized membrane protein At3g27390 isoform X2; its protein translation is MEPPRGVLTSLWHFICFLPYFTGLLLLGTIKGIIFCPLACLILTVGNSGITLGLWPVHAFWTCYSVFRAQQLGPILKLIIFICIPAPLIVWPVVAIAGSFIGGAAYGFFSPIFATFEAIGEGKDNKCFHCFHDGTWSTIQGSFTIVRDFWDCCFHSYFSLMDDLRHQEPPERKYHEIRVLYLPGAILAGVIGFMVDMPMISVIAMCKSPYMLFKGWHRLFHDLIGREGPFLETICVPFAGLAIILWPMAVVGALLGSIVSSMFLGAYAGVVAYQESSLWLGLCYIIASLSFYDEYSNDVLDMPEGSLFPRPNYRRNPQLARTSSFVTSLAGSSSTRNPPSRTVSFKSAVVDLKPLELLRYIFKEIQRHGERMVSEGLITSQDIEDAKSDGGSRVLSTGLPAYCIFQTLLRSAKANSAGILLCEDVIELTVTNRPKDVFFDWFLNPLLIIKDQVKAENLTTDEDDYLGKLVLLSGDPARLRNSSVGSPPESELKRAELDGLARRLRGITKSISRYPTFRRHFDNLVDILSEDLAKKDFGSKSTKFELRKLTKSRSLFVGLLSQKSFKSKTKDTGSCQEPEQAAARDIEVV